The Bacteroidota bacterium genomic sequence AGTGGATGAATTTTTCAGATATAAAAAAAGATTATGGTTCAGCTGATATTGTTGCAGATAGCAGGGTTATATTCAATATTGACGGTAATAAATATCGCCTAATAGTTAAATTCAACTTTTTAATGAGTTGGGGATGGATAAGGTTCATTGGGACACACGGGGAATATGACAAGATTAATCCTAAAACAATTTAATCATGGTAGCAGATAAGATTATTAAAACCGAAAAAGAATATGAAGA encodes the following:
- a CDS encoding type II toxin-antitoxin system HigB family toxin, yielding MNNIVAKRTLTEFWKKYPDSEKPLRHWYNNALKSKWMNFSDIKKDYGSADIVADSRVIFNIDGNKYRLIVKFNFLMSWGWIRFIGTHGEYDKINPKTI